From the genome of Torulaspora globosa chromosome 2, complete sequence, one region includes:
- the TOP2 gene encoding DNA topoisomerase 2 (ancestral locus Anc_2.201): MTVEVKSASERYQKISQLEHILKRPDTYIGSVESQEQQQWVHDEEADQMIEKTVQIVPGLYKIFDEILVNAADNKVRDPSMKKIEVNIQQEENFIEIKNDGKGIPIEIHEKEKIYIPELIFGHLLTSSNYDDNEKKVTGGRNGYGAKLCNIFSTEFILETADPVIGKKYAQKWENNMGTCNPPKITSYKKGPSYTKVSFRPDLKRFGMERLDDDIIGVLRRRVYDINGSVRDISVYLNGKCLKIRNFKNYVELYIKSLEKRRLAKTSESSDEQMKMPTILYERVNNCWEIAFAVSDISFQQISFVNSIATTSGGTHINYITDQIIKKVSELLKKQKKSIKPFQIKNHLFLFVNCLIENPAFTSQTKEQLTTRVRDFGSRCEVSDDYIKKIMRTDLQARILEIATENENNALKKSDGSRKNRITDYPKLEDANKAGTKDGHKCTLVLTEGDSALSLAVAGLSVVGRDYYGCYPLKGKILNVREATADQILKNAEIQAIKKIMGLQHRKRYENTSSLRYGHLMIMTDQDHDGSHIKGLIINFLDSSFPGLLDIPGFLVEFITPIVKVTITRPRKEVISFYNMPDYEKWRAEESHRYTWKQKYYKGLGTSSSQEVRAYFSDLDRHLKKFHALESGDKELIELAFAKKKADDRKEWLRQYEPGTVLDPQLTEIPISDFINKELILFSLADNIRSIPNVLDGFKPGQRKVLFGVFKRKMQTDIKVAQLAAYVAEQTAYHHGEPALAQTIVGLAQNFVGSNNINLLKPNGAFGTRATGGKDAAAARYLYTELSKITKKIFHPSDDPLYQYVQEDEATVEPVWYLPIIPMVLVNGAEGIGTGWSTNIPPFNPVDIVKNLKHLMNKEPLEEMHPWYKGWGGTLEKLDSQRYRMYGKIEQIGETTLQITELPARTWTSTIKEYLLLGLSGNQKTKPWIKDMEEQHGDTIKFIIELTQEEMEKTRKIGFYERFKLTSSISLSNMVAFSPQNKIKKYESVAEILEEFFHVRLEYYQKRKDFMANRLQWEVEKFSHQVRFIKMIIEKELTVTNKPHKLIISELESLGFPRINKEGKPSYGKPDEQIKEIADDELTEEADDEAVAAGSDINNGPEEVYGSYEYLLGMRIWSLTKERYEKLLKQKQEKQVELEILLKLSAQQLWENDLDEFAAAYDEFLALDEEMRRGDVAPASGKTKGKRKRNAAKDDDDYNPGKKPKKAKKPISKVKEDTAFQKIVLEPKVIQKPKQVKVKAEGKSQSPTPSFDKTNQIEANGKQPTIFDAIVKSETKSKDSQISAFSSKFKELSDSFDAVTDTTPSEGAPRKQKATQSKSKSPKSAATSHESDSAHSDSDEPIPIKRSPRAARSRRAPKVAAPDLIELSDDSFVEANDDEGSDESFHDEDE; this comes from the coding sequence ATGACAGTCGAGGTGAAGTCTGCCTCCGAGAGGTACCAGAAGATTTCACAATTAGAACATATTCTAAAGAGACCTGACACGTATATTGGGTCGGTGGAGTCTcaggagcagcagcaatgGGTCCatgatgaagaagccgATCAGATGATCGAGAAGACAGTACAGATTGTGCCGGGCTTGTATAAGATTTTCGACGAGATTCTGGTTAACGCTGCCGACAACAAGGTTCGAGATCCCtcaatgaagaagatcgaAGTCAACATccagcaagaagagaattTTATCGAGATTAAAAACGATGGAAAAGGTATTCCTATCGAGATCcatgaaaaggaaaagataTATATTCCCGAATTGATCTTCGGCCATTTGCTAACGTCGTCGAACTATGACGATAACGAAAAAAAGGTAACTGGTGGAAGAAACGGTTATGGGGCAAAGCTTTGTAACATCTTTTCGACCGAATTTATACTGGAGACAGCCGATCCTGTGATCGGCAAGAAGTACGCTCAAAAATGGGAAAACAATATGGGCACTTGTAACCCACCTAAGATAACTTCCTATAAGAAAGGGCCTTCTTATACAAAAGTCTCCTTCCGGCCAGATCTTAAAAGATTTGGGATGGAGAGGCTTGATGATGACATAATCGGTGTGTTACGACGTCGTGTTTACGACATTAATGGGTCAGTTCGGGACATCAGCGTGTATTTGAATGGTAAGTGTCTGAAGATAAGAAACTTCAAAAACTATGTGGAGCTGTACATTAAGTCTCTCGAGAAAAGACGCTTAGCGAAAACCAGCGAATCAAGCGATGAACAGATGAAAATGCCAACCATTTTGTATGAGCGAGTTAATAACTGTTGGGAAATAGCGTTTGCTGTCTCAGATATATCATTTCAGCAAATCTCGTTTGTTAACTCGATTGCGACTACTTCAGGGGGCACCCATATCAACTACATCACTGACCAAATAATTAAGAAGGTTTCTGAACTTCTTaaaaagcagaagaaatcgatTAAACCATTTCAGATCAAGAATCATCTGTTtctcttcgtcaattgTCTAATCGAGAATCCCGCATTTACATCTCAGACGAAAGAGCAATTGACCACTAGAGTAAGAGACTTTGGATCTCGTTGCGAAGTTTCTGATGATTACATCAAAAAAATCATGCGGACTGATCTGCAAGCTAGAATTCTAGAGATAGCTACTGAAAATGAAAACAATGCCTTAAAAAAATCAGACGGCTCTCGTAAAAATAGAATCACAGATTATCCCAAACTAGAGGACGCCAATAAGGCCGGTACAAAAGATGGTCACAAGTGCACTCTTGTCTTGACAGAGGGAGATTCAGCTTTGTCGCTGGCTGTTGCAGGGTTATCCGTTGTCGGTAGGGATTACTACGGTTGCTATCCATTAAAAGGGAAGATATTGAATGTTCGGGAAGCTACGGCGGATCAGATTTTAAAAAATGCTGAGATTCAAGCAATAAAAAAGATTATGGGTCTGCAGCATCGGAAAAGATATGAAAATACTAGCTCTTTGAGGTACGGTCATCTGATGATCATGACAGACCAAGATCACGATGGTTCGCATATCAAAGGTTTGATAATAAACTTTCTGGACAGCTCTTTTCCGGGTCTTCTGGATATTCCAGGTTTCCTTGTCGAATTCATCACACCTATTGTAAAGGTCACAATCACAAGGCCCCGGAAGGAAGTTATATCTTTCTACAACATGCCAGATTACGAAAAATGGAGAGCAGAGGAATCCCATAGGTATACTTGGAAGCAGAAGTATTACAAAGGTCTGGGAACATCTTCAAGTCAAGAGGTTCGTGCTTACTTCTCTGATCTAGATCGACATCTCAAGAAGTTTCATGCTCTAGAATCTGGAGATAAGGAACTCATAGAGTTGGCTTTTGCTAAGAAAAAAGCTGACGATCGAAAGGAGTGGCTAAGGCAGTATGAACCTGGAACAGTGTTGGATCCGCAACTGACAGAAATTCCGATCAGTGATTTCATTAACAAGGAGCTAATTTTGTTTTCGCTAGCCGATAATATAAGATCTATTCCAAACGTTTTGGATGGTTTCAAGCCTGGTCAAAGAAAAGTCCTTTTCGGCGTCTTCAAGCGTAAGATGCAGACAGATATCAAAGTGGCCCAACTTGCTGCTTATGTTGCCGAACAAACTGCTTATCATCATGGTGAGCCAGCTCTAGCTCAAACGATCGTGGGTCTAGCACAAAACTTTGTCGGATCTAACAATATCAATTTGCTTAAACCTAATGGTGCTTTCGGTACCAGAGCTACCGGTGGTAAAGATGCGGCCGCAGCCAGATATCTTTATACAGAACTGAGTAAGAttacgaagaagatctttcATCCTTCTGATGATCCATTATACCAGTATGTTCAGGAGGATGAGGCTACTGTGGAGCCGGTATGGTATCTTCCTATCATACCGATGGTGTTGGTAAATGGAGCAGAAGGTATTGGAACTGGTTGGAGCACCAATATTCCTCCCTTCAATCCGGTGGACATtgtgaagaacttgaaacACTTAATGAATAAAGAACCGCTCGAAGAAATGCACCCATGGTACAAAGGCTGGGGAGGAACGTTAGAGAAGCTTGATTCTCAGAGATATCGTATGTACGGGAAGATCGAGCAGATAGGAGAAACGACCCTGCAGATCACCGAGCTACCAGCAAGAACTTGGACCTCAACTATAAAGGAATACTTGCTACTAGGCTTGAGTGGCAATCAGAAGACTAAACCGTGGATCAAAGATATGGAAGAGCAGCACGGAGATACTATCAAATTCATCATCGAACTTACGCAGGAAGAAATGGAGAAAACGAGGAAAATAGGATTCTACGAGAGGTTTAAACTAACTTCCTCTATTAGCCTTAGCAACATGGTTGCCTTCAGTCCACAAAATAAAATTAAAAAATATGAGAGTGTCGCAGAAATTCTCGAGGAGTTCTTCCATGTCAGGTTAGAGTACTACCAGAAGCGTAAAGATTTTATGGCCAACAGGCTGCAATGGGAAGTTGAGAAGTTTTCGCATCAAGTTCGATTCATTAAAATGATTATTGAAAAGGAGCTCACAGTGACAAACAAACCGCATAAACTTATCATTTCCGAGCTGGAATCGCTTGGCTTTCCTAGAATTAATAAAGAGGGGAAGCCTTCTTACGGTAAGCCCGACgagcagatcaaagaaattgctgatgatgagttaactgaagaagcggaCGACGAGGCTGTAGCAGCCGGCAGCGACATCAATAACGGACCAGAAGAGGTATACGGTTCCTACGAATATCTGCTTGGTATGCGAATTTGGTCCTTGACGAAGGAAAGATACGAAAAGCTCTTAAAGCAAAAACAGGAGAAGCAAGTGGAACTGGAAATActattgaagctttcagCACAACAGCTATGGGAAAATGATTTAGATGAATTTGCAGCTGCCTATGACGAATTTTTGGCTCTCGACGAAGAAATGCGTCGCGGTGATGTGGCCCCCGCCAGCGGCAAGACAAAGGGCAAGCGTAAGAGAAATGCGGCAAAGGACGATGACGATTACAACCCGGGAAAGAAACCCAAGAAGGCCAAAAAGCCCATCAGCAAGGTAAAGGAAGATACCGCTTTCCAGAAAATCGTCCTTGAACCGAAGGTAATACAAAAACCGAAGCAAGTCAAAGTAAAAGCAGAGGGAAAGTCTCAGTCACCAACgccatcttttgataaGACGAACCAAATCGAAGCCAACGGTAAGCAGCCAACCATTTTTGACGCAATTGTCAAGTCTGAGACAAAGAGCAAAGACAGCCAGATCAGTGCATTTTCCTCAAAGTTTAAAGAATTAAGCGACTCTTTCGATGCCGTAACAGACACCACTCCATCTGAAGGTGCTCCTAGGAAGCAAAAAGCAACCCAATCCAAAAGCAAATCACCCAAGAGTGCTGCAACGTCCCATGAAAGCGATTCTGCTCATTCTGACAGCGATGAACCAATACCGATCAAGAGATCGCCAAGAGCTGCAAGGTCCAGACGAGCTCCCAAAGTTGCTGCTCCAGATCTCATCGAACTGTCGGACGATAGCTTTGTAGAAGCGAACGATGATGAGGGCTCAGACGAATCTTTCCATGACGAGGATGAATGA
- the TCB2 gene encoding tricalbin (ancestral locus Anc_2.202) — translation MSGQLTGGEVIEEPKKDQTATQDGIDKLAPINLKADEEHRASKDISPEKAAHVDSGESSRKPVNPSYIGWKQIGGWQEDDALTEADEMLDLSKDTYLNNVIPDQFYGDWYHQLGLIVITGILSFGIGHFKFSFAPVFFIGLVSALLYRTSAIKYRSRIRDQLQRELTVQKIEDDYESLEWLNTFLDKYWPRLEPAVSQMIVQQVNEMLATNPSIPPFIKALWIDQFTLGVKPPRIDTVKTFQNTESDIVVMDWGVSFTPHVLCDMNAKQLRNYVNQKVVVKAKLFGLTIPLHVSNFSLRANVRIRFKLMTPFPHVETINIQLLDVPNIDFIARPLGDFIFNWEVMSLPGLFPTIRKLAQVYAGPMLLPPFSLQLNIPQLLSGAAVAAGVLEITVKNVKGLSRSTGLLAKSIDPYLAFEVGGKVVAKTRTVRDSLNPVWDESLYILVNAFTDPFTITILDKRERMKDKVLGRIEHNLTSLHEKSHQKNLKANFLRNSKPIGTLTFDLQFFPTIEPKKLPDGTVEEQPEFNTGITKITIEELVGPGFAKEKLTGFVELYLNAKLVLTTSKASGKDSLIWNQGYEAVISDRRKARCRLVVKDSKGEVVTKTVQSLNDLIDRTQIDKKAIPLRDKQAELKVAAIWKPVDLDVGTNAIGYTPPVGVVRILLNKAEDLKNLEKVGKIDPYARVLVNGIPRARTEAKSQTLNPIWNRAVYVAISSTNQKLSIEVMDVETVKKDRSVGSFDIKLDNMFQKGPDDRYVEKVDNEPRTGRLVFKKGTKGTVTYYVSFYPALPVLSLEEVQEFDQLKERKAILAKRKTEELSKEEKEQLKQEQMDIEDIETMCSNKMKLDFNELLQYNAGIFSLSVFSGELPQVGLYVQAFFDGSGEPRFVSPKIPTRSITTGWTGDVMIKELEYSVATFRVTKNKNANKAEDCICEVVIPTIELIKNCYFKPSILTLSGANSAKLMIQASWFPIAVSELPQADLITNSGDLTVTAKSAEHLISADLNGYSDPFLKFYLNDDKDPIFKTHHQRKTLDPVWNQSATIVIHNRVNDYLRIKVMDWDAANADDLIGRAVVPLSKIDPESTTELDVPVVAEDGSDGGVLHLSFQFSPRYTLNVKKTEKKVGDIAQKGLGTGLKVGTTVVGAGFGTIGKLGRTMFGGKKNHYVAQGVYNAAV, via the coding sequence ATGTCAGGTCAACTAACTGGAGGAGAAGTGATAGAGGAACCGAAGAAAGACCAAACGGCTACTCAGGATGGTATTGACAAGCTTGCCCCAATTAACTTGAAggcagatgaagagcaTCGCGCGAGCAAGGACATTTCCCCCGAGAAGGCCGCGCACGTTGATAGTGGTGAATCGTCTAGGAAGCCTGTCAATCCATCGTATATCGGATGGAAGCAGATTGGTGGCTGGCAGGAAGACGATGCTTTAACGGAAGCGGATGAAATGCTTGATTTGAGTAAAGATACATATTTGAACAACGTGATTCCTGATCAGTTCTACGGGGATTGGTATCATCAACTCGGATTGATTGTTATTACTGGAATTCTGTCTTTTGGTATCGGGCACTTCAAATTCTCTTTTGCCCCAGTATTTTTCATCGGACTGGTGAGCGCTCTTCTGTATAGAACGTCAGCCATCAAGTACAGATCCCGAATCagagatcaattgcagagagAACTGACTGTGCAGAAAATTGAAGACGATTACGAGAGTCTGGAATGGCTGAATACGTTTCTGGACAAGTATTGGCCTAGACTGGAACCTGCGGTTTCCCAAATGATTGTGCAGCAGGTCAACGAGATGCTTGCTACCAATCCATCAATTCCTCCATTCATTAAAGCACTCTGGATTGATCAGTTTACCCTGGGTGTGAAACCACCAAGAATTGACACCGTCAAGACTTTCCAAAATACCGAGTCTGACATAGTTGTAATGGACTGGGGCGTCTCGTTCACGCCACATGTTTTGTGCGACATGAACGCTAAGCAGCTGAGAAATTACGTTAATCAGAAAGTTGTCGTGAAAGCTAAGCTCTTCGGGCTCACCATTCCCCTTCACGTTTCCAACTTTTCCTTGAGGGCAAATGTCAGAATTCGTTTCAAGCTCATGACTCCATTTCCCCATGTGGAAACAATTAACATTCAGCTTTTGGATGTTCCTAACATAGACTTTATTGCACGCCCCCTAGGGGACTTCATATTCAACTGGGAAGTCATGTCTCTTCCAGGGTTGTTTCCCACTATTAGAAAACTCGCTCAGGTATACGCGGGACCTATGCTGCTGcctcctttctctttgcagCTAAACATTCCCCAGCTTCTTTCTGGTGCCGCTGTCGCAGCTGGTGTTCTGGAAATAACGGTAAAAAATGTTAAAGGTCTAAGTCGTTCCACCGGGCTGCTCGCTAAGTCTATCGATCCATATTTGGCattcgaagttggcggGAAAGTTGTCGCCAAGACCAGAACTGTTAGAGATTCATTGAATCCCGTATGGGATGAAAGCTTATACATTCTCGTGAATGCGTTTACTGATCCCTTTACGATCACCATTCTTGACAAGCGAGAAAGAATGAAGGATAAAGTTCTGGGTAGAATTGAACACAATTTGACATCGCTTCATGAGAAAAGTCATCAGAAGAACCTTAAAGCTAACTTTTTGAGAAACTCTAAACCAATTGGGACGCTTACATTTGATTTGCAATTTTTCCCTACTATTGAACCTAAGAAATTGCCAGACGGCACAGTAGAAGAGCAGCCAGAATTTAATACAGGTATCACGAAGATTACAATTGAGGAACTTGTTGGTCCAGGCTTTGCTAAGGAGAAACTTACAGGGTTTGTTGAGTTGTATCTAAATGCTAAACTAGTTTTGACAACAAGTAAAGCGTCTGGAAAGGATAGTTTGATTTGGAACCAAGGCTATGAAGCAGTCATTTCTGACCGCCGTAAAGCAAGATGCAGGTTGGTCGTGAAGGATTCCAAGGGCGAGGTGGTCACGAAAACAGTGCAATCACTAAATGATCTCATTGATAGAACCCAGATTGATAAGAAAGCTATCCCACTCAGAGATAAACAGGCTGAATTGAAGGTCGCAGCTATTTGGAAACCTGTTGATCTCGATGTGGGAACTAATGCAATTGGATATACGCCACCAGTTGGAGTTGTGAGAATTCTCTTGAACAAAGCTGAAGACTTAAAAAACTTGGAGAAAGTGGGCAAGATTGATCCCTATGCGAGAGTACTGGTAAATGGTATTCCACGAGCCAGAACAGAAGCCAAATCGCAAACTCTGAACCCAATATGGAATCGGGCCGTCTATGTTGCAATCTCATCCACCAATCAAAAGCTCTCTATCGAAGTGATGGATGTGGAAACTGTTAAGAAGGATCGCTCTGTGGGATCATTTGACATCAAGCTTGATAACATGTTCCAGAAGGGACCTGACGACAGATACGTTGAGAAGGTCGATAACGAACCAAGGACAGGACGTTTAGTCTTCAAAAAGGGAACCAAAGGTACAGTGACCTACTATGTCTCATTCTATCCTGCTTTGCCTGTTCTAAGTTTGGAGGAAGTACAAGagtttgatcaattgaaagAGAGGAAGGCTATACTAGCTAAAAGGAAGACGGAGGAGTTGTCtaaggaagagaaagagcaatTAAAGCAAGAGCAGATGGATATTGAGGATATTGAGACCATGTGCAGCAACAAGATGAAGCTTGATTTTAATGAGCTGTTGCAGTACAACGCTGGTATTTTCTCTTTATCAGTTTTCAGCGGAGAATTGCCTCAAGTTGGGCTTTATGTTCAGGCCTTTTTTGATGGAAGCGGCGAACCTCGTTTTGTTAGTCCCAAAATACCTACCAGAAGTATCACTACTGGATGGACTGGTGATGTGAtgatcaaagagcttgaatATTCAGTAGCTACTTTCAGAGTGACTAAAAATAAAAATGCAAACAAGGCGGAGGACTGCATTTGTGAAGTTGTAATACCAACTATAGAGCTGATCAAAAATTGTTACTTTAAGCCATCTATATTAACCTTATCAGGAGCTAATAGTGCCAAATTGATGATTCAAGCATCATGGTTTCCAATTGCCGTTTCAGAGCTTCCACAGGCAGATCTGATTACCAACTCTGGAGATCTGACTGTCACCGCTAAGAGCGCTGAACATCTAATTTCCGCAGACTTGAATGGCTATTCCGATCCATTCCTCAAATTCTATTTAAACGATGATAAGGATCCAATCTTTAAGACACaccatcaaagaaagacATTGGATCCCGTTTGGAACCAGTCAGCAACCATAGTGATCCATAACCGAGTCAACGACTATCTGCGCATCAAGGTCATGGATTGGGACGCTGCAAACGCAGATGATTTGATTGGTAGAGCAGTTGTTCCCCTCTCAAAGATTGACCCAGAAAGCACAACTGAGCTGGATGTACCTGTCGTCGCCGAGGATGGAAGCGACGGTGGTGTGCTTCATTTATCATTCCAATTTTCTCCAAGATATACGCTGAATGTTAAGAAGACCGAAAAAAAGGTCGGCGACATCGCACAAAAGGGATTAGGAACGGGTTTGAAGGTTGGTACCACTGTTGTTGGTGCCGGTTTTGGTACCATCGGTAAGCTCGGCCGGACGATGTTTGGcggcaagaagaatcattATGTGGCGCAAGGCGTGTACAATGCCGCTGTTTAA
- the SNN1 gene encoding Snn1p (ancestral locus Anc_2.203), producing the protein MQSNPEDTEGSGIHAVELCVYSILSTDLDGIYQSINQLRESQALLVLLLRRCRNSLKCESELLYDKEDIAKSALKVRELEKRLNKVTKRLNEIKLRGERLVNRY; encoded by the coding sequence ATGCAATCAAATCCTGAGGATACAGAGGGCAGTGGCATCCACGCGGTCGAATTGTGCGTATATTCTATCTTGTCAACAGATCTCGATGGCATTTATCAATCGATCAACCAACTAAGAGAATCCCAGGCTCTGCTAGTGCTGTTACTGCGTAGATGTCGAAACTCATTGAAATGCGAGAGTGAACTCCTTTATGACAAGGAGGATATAGCCAAGTCTGCGTTGAAAGTAAGGGAGCTGGAGAAACGACTGAACAAAGTTACCAAACGGTTGAATGAGATCAAGCTGAGGGGTGAAAGGTTGGTTAATCGATATTAG
- the OST3 gene encoding dolichyl-diphosphooligosaccharide--protein glycotransferase OST3 (ancestral locus Anc_2.204), which translates to MKIQLLLAFATLFQWFCMALRYDKLLEESRKNFGNVIELTDTNYKRILGTPRDSYILVFLTASAPQVGCSICLEAADEFKMIANSWFKDHPDAVSKKGREAKSLFFAKSDLKDPQHIPQIFQFYSLQHVPRLFLFAPGGDMQSYQIIDLAGNAGKDRALQLISSLKAETKIEDFVLHLPVDWSLSIAVAFVTFTVVYLFKRHSELMSRLFSLRPLWAVSWTFFVILMLGGYMYNNIRNAQLAGVGSKGEIMYFLPGQSQHQFKIETQVVGVIYASLTASLLALIVGIPKLRDHYQGSSSMTLLEVASNILLAAIVYAFFAGLTSVFSIKQPGYPFQLMKLSSLFK; encoded by the coding sequence ATGAAAATACAGCTACTGCTTGCGTTTGCCACGCTGTTTCAATGGTTTTGTATGGCATTGAGATACGACAAGCTGCTAGAAGAGTCGAGGAAAAATTTCGGTAATGTTATTGAGCTGACAGATACAAATTACAAGCGCATACTTGGAACACCACGGGATTCGTACATTCTAGTGTTCCTTACAGCGTCAGCTCCTCAGGTTGGCTGCTCGATTTGTTTGGAGGCGGCAGATGAGTTCAAGATGATTGCAAACTCGTGGTTCAAGGACCATCCAGATGCGGTTTCCAAGAAAGGCCGCGAGGCGAAAAGCCTGTTCTTCGCGAAATCTGACTTGAAGGATCCGCAACATATTCCTCAGATCTTCCAATTTTACTCTTTGCAGCATGTGCCACGTCTGTTCCTGTTCGCTCCTGGCGGAGATATGCAGAGTTACCAGATCATCGATCTGGCAGGAAACGCAGGTAAAGACCGCGCCCTGCAGCTGATCAGCTCGTTGAAAGCAGAGACCAAGATCGAGGACTTTGTACTCCATTTGCCCGTCGACTGGTCGTTATCCATTGCCGTTGCGTTTGTCACCTTTACTGTGGTGTACCTTTTCAAGAGACACTCGGAGCTCATGTCAAGGCTTTTCAGCTTGAGACCTCTGTGGGCTGTTTCGTGGACATTTTTCGTTATCCTGATGCTCGGGGGCTACATGTACAATAACATCAGAAACGCACAACTTGCAGGTGTTGGATCCAAAGGTGAGATAATGTATTTCCTGCCGGGTCAATCCCAGCATCAATTCAAGATTGAAACGCAGGTTGTAGGTGTAATATACGCCTCGTTGACAGCATCTCTGTTAGCTCTCATTGTTGGTATTCCAAAATTGCGCGACCATTACCAGGGgtcttcatcgatgacattGCTTGAGGTGGCTTCGAATATCTTGTTAGCGGCGATCGTCTACGCCTTCTTCGCCGGTCTCACTTCTGTTTTCAGTATCAAACAGCCGGGATATCCTTTTCAATTGATGAAACTCTCTTCACTTTTCAAATGA